The following coding sequences lie in one Dryobates pubescens isolate bDryPub1 chromosome 10, bDryPub1.pri, whole genome shotgun sequence genomic window:
- the POMP gene encoding proteasome maturation protein isoform X1, with amino-acid sequence MDTKNSRGASSLLKDSIPITEFSASEALEGHDLLRRGFRAVKSELLPSHPLELSEKNFQLNQDKTNFATLRNIQGIHAPLKLQMEFRAVKQVQRFPFLHSSNMALDTLRGNDDCISFEDILNDPSQSEVMGEPHTMMEHKLGLL; translated from the exons AATTCCAGAGGTGCTTCTTCTCTGTTGAAGGATAGTATCCCAATTACTGAATTTTCAGCTTCAGAAGCACTTGAAGGTCATGATCTTCTGCGCAGAGG GTTTAGGGCTGTGAAAAGTGAATTGTTGCCCAGCCACCCTCTGGAGCtgtcagaaaaaaat TTCCAGTTAAATCAAGATAAAACAAACTTTGCTACGCTGAGAAATATTCAAGGAATTCATGCGCCTCTAAAGCTGCAGATGGAATTCAGAGCAGTGAAACAG GTCCAGCGTTTCCCATTTCTTCACAGCTCAAACATGGCACTGGATACTCTGAGGGGAAATGATGACTGCATCAGCTTTGAGGATATCCTTAATG atCCTTCACAGAGTGAGGTTATGGGAGAACCACACACGATGATGGAACACAAGCTTGGCTTATTGTAA
- the POMP gene encoding proteasome maturation protein isoform X2 yields MNSRGASSLLKDSIPITEFSASEALEGHDLLRRGFRAVKSELLPSHPLELSEKNFQLNQDKTNFATLRNIQGIHAPLKLQMEFRAVKQVQRFPFLHSSNMALDTLRGNDDCISFEDILNDPSQSEVMGEPHTMMEHKLGLL; encoded by the exons ATG AATTCCAGAGGTGCTTCTTCTCTGTTGAAGGATAGTATCCCAATTACTGAATTTTCAGCTTCAGAAGCACTTGAAGGTCATGATCTTCTGCGCAGAGG GTTTAGGGCTGTGAAAAGTGAATTGTTGCCCAGCCACCCTCTGGAGCtgtcagaaaaaaat TTCCAGTTAAATCAAGATAAAACAAACTTTGCTACGCTGAGAAATATTCAAGGAATTCATGCGCCTCTAAAGCTGCAGATGGAATTCAGAGCAGTGAAACAG GTCCAGCGTTTCCCATTTCTTCACAGCTCAAACATGGCACTGGATACTCTGAGGGGAAATGATGACTGCATCAGCTTTGAGGATATCCTTAATG atCCTTCACAGAGTGAGGTTATGGGAGAACCACACACGATGATGGAACACAAGCTTGGCTTATTGTAA